Sequence from the Sphingosinicella ginsenosidimutans genome:
GCTCAATTCTCCGCCCGAGGTGATCGAGCGCGAGCATCGCATCACCCTTTCCTTCCTCGATTCCGGCGGTCCGCGCCGCCATCTCGCCGATCCCGCCGAGCTGGTCTTCGCCGCGCGGGCGACCGCGAGCTTTCCCGGCGCCTTCCCACCATTCACGGTCAGGGAGCTCGACGCCGAGCTCGCGAAGCGCCGCCGCCTCTGGCCCGGCCGGGCCGATTTCCTCGTCCGCGCCTTGCCCGGCCGCGATTCGGTCGAAGAAGCGGAATCGACCGTGCTGATCGACGGCTCGGTCCTCGCCAACGCGCCCTTTCGTCCGTGCATCGAGGCGCTCGCCAAGCGGCCCGCCTGGCGCGAGGTCGACCGGCGCTTCGTCTATATCGATCCCAAGCCGGGCCAGCGCAGCGTCAGCCTCGCAAGCGGTGATTCGGAGGCGCCCGGCTTCTTCGCGACGATCCTCGGCGCGCTGTCCGACATTCCGCGCGAGCAGCCGATCCGCGACAATCTCGAGACGATCGAGCAGATGTCGGCGAGCATCCGCCGGATGCGCCGGATCGTGCGCACCATGCAGCCCGAGGTGGAAGCAGCGATCGAGCGGGCGATCGGCTCGACCTTCTTCCTGATGCGCCCCACGCCCTCGCGCCTCGCGACCTGGCGCGCGCGGGCCAACGAGGCGGCGGCGCGCGCGGCCGGCTACGCCTACGCCGCTTACGCCCATCTCAAGATCGCGACCGTGATGGAGGACATGGCCGCCGTGATCACGCGTCTCGGCGGCAGCAATGATCGCGCGCGGCGCGAGCGGGTCCGCCAGGCCTTGTGGACCCATGTCCGCGCGCAGGGCTTCACCAATCCCGATTCGGTGACCGCGAAGGGGGCGAGCGAGGCGCTGATCCTGTTCCTTCGCGATTTCGACATCGGCTTTCGCACCCGACGCCTGCGCTTCGTCGCCAAGCGGCTGACCCGGATGATCGAAAGCGGCGCCATCGCCGGCGATTGCGAGCCGATCCGCCTGACGCTGAACGACATGCTCGAGCGCTATCACCGGCGCGAAGGCGATCATCTCGATGCCGCCGCGCGCCGCGCCTTCGCGGCGGTCGAGAGCGAGCCCGCCGCGGCGATGGCCGCGCTCGCCAAGCTGTGGAACCTTCGCCCGCTCGATGAGGAAACCGACGCCAGGCTGACCGAGGCCCTGTCCGATCTGCCGAAGCCGGACCGGCGCGCGCTCGTGCTCCTTTACCTCGGCTATCCCTTCTATGATGTCGCGACCCTTCCCCTGCTCCAGGGCCAGGGGATGGACGAGTTCGATCCGATCAAGGTTGACCGGATCTCGCCCGACGATGCGGTCGCGATCCGCGCCGGCGGCACCACCGCCACGCTCAAGGGGATTCAGTTCAACAGCTTCGGCGCCTTCTTCAGCCGGGCCTATCGCGAGAACGACTATCTTTGGGGGCGCCTGCACGGCGCGGATCGCCTGATCGACATCGTGCTGTCGACCCTCCCCGCCGACAAGCGCTTCACCGACGAGGAAGTGGCGGCGATAAAGCGCGATGCCTTCCGCGCCATCCTCGCCGAGGAAAAGCCCCGGCTTTCGACGATCGGGACGCTGTTCGACGAGCTCGAACGCGAAATCGGCTGACGCGCCCCTAGACGCAGGGACCTGTTTCGGAGAGAAAGGCGGCCGTGCAGTTTCTCAAGATCCTCATCTGGGTGCTCGTCATCGTCACCCTCTTCCTCTTCTCCTGGGCGAACTGGAGGGTCGTCACGATCGACCTGTGGGGCGGGCTCCAGGCGGACGTCAACCTGCCGTTCCTGGTGCTCGGCTCGCTCCTCCTCGGCTTCCTGCCGACCTATATCGTCCAGCGCGCGCGCATCTGGTCGCTGCGCCGGCGTTACGAGACGGGAACGAATGCGGTCGTGGCCAATGCCCCGATCGTTCGCACGCCGCCCGTGCCGGAAGGCGAACCGCGCGCCAACCAATGACCAGCCCCGTCTATGTCGCCCTCGACACGCCCGATCTCGAGACGGCGCGCGCCATCGCGGCGCGGGTCAGGACCCATGTCGGCGGCCTGAAGCTCGGCCTCGAATTCTTCAGCGCCAACGGGCCGGCGGGAGTCCACGCGATGGCGGAGCTCGGGCTGCCGATCTTCCTCGATCTCAAGCTCCACGACATCCCCAACACGGTCGCCAAGGCGGTGCAGGCGCTGCGCCCGCTCGGGCCGGCGATCCTCACCGTCCACGCCGCGGGCGGGCGGATGATGATGGAGGAGGCAAAGGCCGCGGCGCCGGCCAATACGAAGGTCGTCGCGGTAACCGTCCTCACCAGTCTCGACGACGGTGATCTCGCCTCCATCGGGGTCGCCGCCGATTCGCACGCGCAGGTCGCGCGCCTGACGGAGCTCGCGCGCGAAGCCGGGCTCGACGGCGTCGTCTGCTCCGGGGCGGAGGTGAAGGCGGCGCACAAGCTCTGGCCGCAGGGCTATTTCGTCGTCCCGGGCGTTCGTCCCGCGGGCGGCGAGCTTGGCGACCAGAAGCGCGTCGTGACCCCGCGCCAGGCGCTCGACGACGGCGCCTCGATCCTTGTCGTCGGTCGGCCGATCACGAAGGCCGAGGATCCGGATCAGGCCGCGCGCGCCATCGCCGCGACGCTCTAGGGGTTGGACTTCGCGCCGCGCCGCGCCTAATTCGCCGCCGCAAGGAGTGTCCCGATGAGCTGGCTGAACCGCGTCCGCAACAAGATCCCGTTCCTCCCCAAAAGGGAGACGCCGGACAATCTGTGGCACAAATGCCCCGAGTGCGGCGCGATGGTGTTCCTCAAGGAATATGAGGAGAATCTCTATGTCTGCCCGCGCTGCGATCATCATGGCCGCATCGGCCCGGCCGCGCGCTTCGGAATGCTGCTCGATCCCGGCTATAGCGTCCTGCCCTCGCCGAGCGTCAGGGACGATCCTCTGAAATTCCGTGACGCCAAGCGCTACACCGACCGGCTCAAGGCCGCGCGCGCCGCGACCGGCGAGACCGACGCGCTCCTGAACGCGCAGGGCGCGATCGAGGGCCATCCGGTCGTTATGGGCGTGCAGGATTTCGCCTTCATCACCGGCTCGATGGGTACGGCGGTCGGCGCCGCCTTTGTTGCCGGAGTCCGCGCCGCGATCGAGGCACGCGCGCCCTATCTCATCGTCACCGCCTCGGGCGGCGCGCGGATGCAGGAGGCGATCCTGTCGCTGATGCAGATGCCGAAGACCACGGTGGCCGTGCAGATGCTGCGCGAGGCGGGGCTGCCCTACATCGTCCTGCTGACCGATCCGACCACCGGCGGCGTCACCGCCTCCTACGCGATGCTCGGCGATGTCCAGATCGCCGAGCCCGGCGCGCTCATCGGCTTTGCCGGCCAGCGGGTGATCGAGAACACGATCCGCGAGAAGCTTCCCGAGGGTTTCCAGCGCGCCGAATTCCTGCTCGATCACGGCATGGTGGACATGGTTGTCCACCGCAGGGATTTGCGCGCGCGCCTTGCCCTGCTGCTCGATTATCTCACGCCGCAGCGGGAGGCGGCCTAGCCTCAGGTGGCGGACCACGCCGTCTCCGACAATCCGGCCGTCCAGGCGCAGCTCGATCGCCTCGCGCGCCTTTCGCCCGGCCGCGACATCCTGGGGCTCGAGCGCATCCGCGCGCTGCTCGCGCGGGTCGGCG
This genomic interval carries:
- a CDS encoding patatin-like protein, whose product is MREKELRIALVCYGGISLAVYMHGITKEIWRLAKASQLLHADDEAPEGGTYRDLLRAIRERCDLDLRVYVDILAGASAGGINAVFLAHAIAQGRSVEPLTDLWLTSADVDKLLDPQVGRVSRFAKSAAVPIAWAFSKRAGTIDETVESDHRAEVRTKLANFVRSKWFAPPFGGPNFTNLILDAFDAMDRQPGGAPLLPEAQPLDLYVTVTDFRGYPEALKLNSPPEVIEREHRITLSFLDSGGPRRHLADPAELVFAARATASFPGAFPPFTVRELDAELAKRRRLWPGRADFLVRALPGRDSVEEAESTVLIDGSVLANAPFRPCIEALAKRPAWREVDRRFVYIDPKPGQRSVSLASGDSEAPGFFATILGALSDIPREQPIRDNLETIEQMSASIRRMRRIVRTMQPEVEAAIERAIGSTFFLMRPTPSRLATWRARANEAAARAAGYAYAAYAHLKIATVMEDMAAVITRLGGSNDRARRERVRQALWTHVRAQGFTNPDSVTAKGASEALILFLRDFDIGFRTRRLRFVAKRLTRMIESGAIAGDCEPIRLTLNDMLERYHRREGDHLDAAARRAFAAVESEPAAAMAALAKLWNLRPLDEETDARLTEALSDLPKPDRRALVLLYLGYPFYDVATLPLLQGQGMDEFDPIKVDRISPDDAVAIRAGGTTATLKGIQFNSFGAFFSRAYRENDYLWGRLHGADRLIDIVLSTLPADKRFTDEEVAAIKRDAFRAILAEEKPRLSTIGTLFDELEREIG
- the accD gene encoding acetyl-CoA carboxylase, carboxyltransferase subunit beta; translated protein: MSWLNRVRNKIPFLPKRETPDNLWHKCPECGAMVFLKEYEENLYVCPRCDHHGRIGPAARFGMLLDPGYSVLPSPSVRDDPLKFRDAKRYTDRLKAARAATGETDALLNAQGAIEGHPVVMGVQDFAFITGSMGTAVGAAFVAGVRAAIEARAPYLIVTASGGARMQEAILSLMQMPKTTVAVQMLREAGLPYIVLLTDPTTGGVTASYAMLGDVQIAEPGALIGFAGQRVIENTIREKLPEGFQRAEFLLDHGMVDMVVHRRDLRARLALLLDYLTPQREAA
- the pyrF gene encoding orotidine-5'-phosphate decarboxylase, translated to MTSPVYVALDTPDLETARAIAARVRTHVGGLKLGLEFFSANGPAGVHAMAELGLPIFLDLKLHDIPNTVAKAVQALRPLGPAILTVHAAGGRMMMEEAKAAAPANTKVVAVTVLTSLDDGDLASIGVAADSHAQVARLTELAREAGLDGVVCSGAEVKAAHKLWPQGYFVVPGVRPAGGELGDQKRVVTPRQALDDGASILVVGRPITKAEDPDQAARAIAATL